A window from Plectropomus leopardus isolate mb chromosome 21, YSFRI_Pleo_2.0, whole genome shotgun sequence encodes these proteins:
- the rbm33a gene encoding RNA-binding protein 33 isoform X3: MAANAQDFDFDEYDKPGAERSRRRRGEDDDLESDLEEELLEEDWLTGKKNPSEASDEELNDDLLQSDEEDVNVSGQNVSLNASYSLGTSYHQQDNSQEADYTDDVVNLGADGCEEGDVEEEGYQQEGEEEYTQEYSQDNTGMPEDQMDYTGELAEGDDGYQDEVLDIQINEPLDGEFQDDDYQTSYDGERLDKHRVQQEEVPEEEQQEMGGGEQQEDEEEETAKGFDTEEVENEAAPEEQTKEESDEEDEEDEESGRIRFKSERKDGAVVRLADAGSKRKDIPETLELSEKAKQDLMEFEEQERQKRQNRYGGRGMRGGMRGGRGRGGFPHYGMGDFRGNRGRMNDQRPPLMGNMGMQQPSSRMHLPHQPHQQQLHSQQQHSSRPRGPPPFQEHGRPIVQQPLQPLIPPHMAHRSPPLRPQMEPPPRMMSPPPPNFPQHHQQQPPQPKNIHINPHFRGPTSSSVQVPLMPPAQSQPRPAVGPQRFPGPGDFQQHMSGNFGQPQRPPHHMEPFRNQPPQGPQDREPLFMGEHTESTQFPGQHMFDHQGPTPLMNNLHQHQQQQQLPGQGQMGFGPPGPAFNQPGQGPLGLFQREPPRPNLPLHQGHQGMVGLNQQGGPPNQPRPFMGPRQPFGQQGNLFPPPQVPFGMQGLMHGPPVSQLPHHEPMPSHQPMHQQQQHHRQELPHHQQHLNVNEPRPMMHHGQNPFHQQQAHGSPRQMMPRPQNPQQRNMSNRMNAPVSKQMQQRNSNLRELPVAPGNTNMSTARPAANIRPVAKATLGARPGPNTQLVPDGGRGRGQVAAKIESQPGGPGRTVSGKEIPCTPSSKAPQDPDEDEETRQYRLKIEEQKRLREEILRRKEMRRQMQAGIRKKELLDRLSSQAPTQASAPSQIQPSQQNQPHPVQQQAPQPQQQQQEQKQLQQLPPQQQRQLPQRTQQSLNQSLKNPNQATPIPPNGSAQIPTPRPNVKTRLQMAKGSTQQQQTPRPGPGQQWEPLQQNQQQLQQQQQQRRNSAVNANRPGALIQTNQVPQKNIPVTPSMGPGLAQTPTQGPKLGAKRTVMQRAKNSSFEGQQVPQKVRVVKLSGTSGKGPIAAGSPVQQQGTWSTIPLNQRKVTMTGQQQQGPGGTPHAGRGVMSSPQQNRVVVSGRGRGRGGGQMGRGRPMSTRQSQRGAESERCTVSIEGLSSSTTDGQLQNLLRSIGPIEMFKMMPQQRKAIAKFSSPQHAASFQMSFHRHMIDLSHIDVSLIDG; encoded by the exons ATTTTGACTTCGATGAATATGACAAACCTGGTGCTGAGCGGTCACGCAGGAGAAGAGGCGAAGATGATGATCTAGAGAG TGATTTGGAAGAGGAATTGTTGGAGGAGGACTGGCTGACAGGTAAAAAG AATCCATCAGAAGCATCAGATGAAGAGCTGAATGATGACCTTCTACAAAGTGATGAGGAAGATGTTAATGTGAG cggTCAGAATGTGAGCCTCAATGCCTCATACAGCCTAGGCACATCCTATCACCAGCAGGACAACTCGCAGGAAGCAGACTACACAGATGACGTTGTGAACCTGGGTGCAGACGGCTGTGAAGAAGGGGATGTAGAGGAGGAGGGGTACCAGCAAGAGGGGGAAGAGGAGTACACGCAGGAATACAGCCAAGACAACACAGGGATGCCTGAAGACCAAATGGATTACACTGGAGAGCTAGCTGAGGGTGACGACGGCTATCAGGATGAAGTGCTAGACATCCAAATCAATGAGCCCTTAGATGGTGAATTTCAA GATGATGACTACCAAACCTCCTATGATGGTGAGCGTCTGGATAAACATAGAGTCCAACAGGAGGAGGTcccagaggaggagcagcaggagatggggggaggagagcagcaggaagatgaggaggaggaaacagCCAAGGGCTTTGACACAGAGGAG GTTGAAAATGAAGCTGCGCCTGAAGAACAAACAAAGGAGGAATCGGAcgaggaggatgaggaagatgaagagTCTGGTCGCATACGGTTCAAATCAGAGAGAAAGGACGGTGCTGTTGTGCGGTTGGCTGATGCAGGCAGTAAAAGGAAGGACATCCCGGAAACACTAG AGCTGTCAGAGAAGGCCAAGCAAGATCTGATGGAGTTTGAGGAACAAGAACggcaaaagagacaaaatcGATATGGAGGCCGAGGCATGCGAGGAGGAATGCGAGGcggcagaggaagaggaggcttCCCACACTATGGCATGGGGGATTTTAGAGGAAACAGAGGAAGAATGAATGACCAGAGGCCCCCTCTAATGGGAAACATGGGCATGCAG CAGCCATCCTCCCGAATGCATCTTCCCCATCAGCCTCATCAGCAGCAACTGCActcccagcagcagcactcTTCACGTCCAAGAGGACCTCCTCCCTTCCAAGAACATGGGCGCCCAATAGTCCAGCAGCCCCTTCAGCCCCTCATTCCCCCGCACATGGCTCACCGCTCCCCACCGCTGCGGCCCCAGATGGAGCCGCCACCACGAATGATGAGCCCCCCGCCACCCAACTTCCCCCAGCATCACCAGCAGCAGCCtccacaacccaaaaacatccacatcAACCCCCATTTCAGAGGGCCCACATCATCCTCTGTGCAAG TGCCCTTGATGCCTCCTGCTCAGAGCCAGCCCAGACCTGCTGTGGGTCCTCAGAGGTTCCCT gGACCGGGAGACTTCCAGCAGCACATGTCGGGTAATTTTGGTCAGCCCCAGCGGCCCCCTCATCACATGGAGCCCTTTAGGAATCAGCCACCTCAAGGCCCCCAAGACAGAGAGCCCCTCTTTATGGGAG AGCACACAGAGTCAACACAATTTCCAGGGCAGCACATGTTTGATCACCAGGGCCCTACTCCTCTTATGAACAACCTCcaccagcaccagcagcagcagcagctgcctgGCCAGGGCCAAATGGGTTTTGGCCCCCCAGGACCAGCCTTCAACCAGCCGGGCCAGGGTCCTTTAGGACTTTTTCAGAGAGAACCCCCAAGACCCAACCTCCCTCTCCACCAAGGTCATCAGGGGATGGTCGGCTTGAATCAACAAGGTGGCCCCCCCAACCAGCCCAGGCCCTTCATGGGCCCTCGTCAGCCGTTTGGCCAGCAGGGAAACCTTTTCCCCCCTCCACAAGTTCCATTTGGGATGCAG GGCTTAATGCATGGCCCTCCTGTCTCCCAGCTTCCGCATCACGAACCCATGCCATCCCATCAACCCatgcaccagcagcagcagcatcatagGCAGGAGTTACCCCATCATCAGCAACATCTAAATGTCAATGAGCCGCGCCCCATGATGCACCATGGCCAGAATCCTTTCCATCAACAGCAGGCGCATGGTAGCCCGAGGCAGATGATGCCCCGCCCTCAGAACCCCCAACAGCGCAACATGTCCAACAGGATG AACGCACCTGTCTCCAAGCAAATGCAGCAGCGCAACAGCAACCTCCGGGAGCTCCCGGTAGCACCTGGCAACACAAACATGAGCACTGCCCGCCCCGCCGCCAACATTAGGCCTGTTGCTAAGGCAACACTAGGGGCGCGTCCTGGGCCGAACACTCAGCTCGTGCCTGATGGTGGCAGAGGAAGAGGCCAAGTTGCTGCCAAGATCGAATCACAGCCTGGGGGACCAGGCAGGACAGTCAGTGGCAAAGAAATCCCATGCACACCATCCAGCAAGGCACCACAG GACCCTGATGAGGACGAGGAGACACGGCAGTACCGACTGAAGATCGAGGAGCAGAAGCGCCTGAGAGAGGAGATCCTGAGGAGAAAGGAAATGCGTCGGCAGATGCAGGCTGGCATCAGAAAGAAGGAGCTGCTGGACAGGCTCAGCTCCCAGGCTCCGACCCAAGCCTCAGCTCCGTCACAGATTCAACCCTCACAACAAAATCAGCCACACCCTGTACAACAGCAAGCACCGCAaccacagcagcaacaacaggaacaaaaacagctgcaacagTTACCGCCACAACAGCAGAGACAGTTGCCTCAGAGAACACAACAATCATTAAATCAATCATTAAAGAATCCTAATCAAGCGACCCCTATCCCTCCAAACGGCAGTGCTCAGATCCCTACACCACGTCCCAATGTCAAGACACGCCTGCAGATGGCGAAAGGTAGCACCCAGCAGCAACAGACTCCTAGGCCTGGTCCGGGCCAGCAATGGGAACCACTCCAACAgaatcagcagcagcttcaacaacaacaacaacagcgaAGGAACAGTGCTGTGAACGCTAACAGACCTGGTGCTTTGATCCAGACCAATCAGGTCCCCCAAAAGAACATACCTGTAACTCCCTCTATGGGCCCTGGCCTGGCTCAGACTCCGACACAAGGACCTAAACTTGGAGCTAAAAGAACTGTGATGCAGCGGGCCAAGAATTCTAGTTTCGAAGGCCAGCAGGTGCCACAAAAAGTCAGAGTCGTCAAACTTTCAGGAACG AGTGGAAAGGGGCCAATAGCAGCTGGCAGCCCAGTGCAGCAACAAGGCACCTGGTCAACAATCCCGCTCAACCAAAGGAAGGTGACCATGACAGGGCAGCAGCAACAGGGACCCGGAGGAACACCACATGCTGGCCGAGGGGTCATGAGTAGCCCACAGCAAAATAGG GTTGTTGTGTCGGGCCGGGGCCGAGGTAGAGGGGGTGGTCAGATGGGTCGAGGTCGGCCGATGTCCACGAGACAGAGCCAAAGAGGAGCGGAGAGCGAACGTTGTACCGTGTCCATAGAGGGCCTCTCTTCATCCACAACCGACGGTCAACTGCAGAATCTTCTCAGGTCCATCGGCCCCATTGAG ATGTTCAAAATGATGCCCCAGCAGAGGAAAGCAATTGCCAAATTTTCCAGTCCCCAGCATGCAGCAAGTTTTCAAATGAGCTTCCACAG GCACATGATTGATTTGTCCCACATTGATGTGTCGCTGATTGATGGATGA
- the rbm33a gene encoding RNA-binding protein 33 isoform X1 gives MAANAQDFDFDEYDKPGAERSRRRRGEDDDLESDLEEELLEEDWLTGKKNPSEASDEELNDDLLQSDEEDVNVSGQNVSLNASYSLGTSYHQQDNSQEADYTDDVVNLGADGCEEGDVEEEGYQQEGEEEYTQEYSQDNTGMPEDQMDYTGELAEGDDGYQDEVLDIQINEPLDGEFQDDDYQTSYDGERLDKHRVQQEEVPEEEQQEMGGGEQQEDEEEETAKGFDTEEVENEAAPEEQTKEESDEEDEEDEESGRIRFKSERKDGAVVRLADAGSKRKDIPETLELSEKAKQDLMEFEEQERQKRQNRYGGRGMRGGMRGGRGRGGFPHYGMGDFRGNRGRMNDQRPPLMGNMGMQQPSSRMHLPHQPHQQQLHSQQQHSSRPRGPPPFQEHGRPIVQQPLQPLIPPHMAHRSPPLRPQMEPPPRMMSPPPPNFPQHHQQQPPQPKNIHINPHFRGPTSSSVQVPLMPPAQSQPRPAVGPQRFPGPGDFQQHMSGNFGQPQRPPHHMEPFRNQPPQGPQDREPLFMGEHTESTQFPGQHMFDHQGPTPLMNNLHQHQQQQQLPGQGQMGFGPPGPAFNQPGQGPLGLFQREPPRPNLPLHQGHQGMVGLNQQGGPPNQPRPFMGPRQPFGQQGNLFPPPQVPFGMQVRLRGLMHGPPVSQLPHHEPMPSHQPMHQQQQHHRQELPHHQQHLNVNEPRPMMHHGQNPFHQQQAHGSPRQMMPRPQNPQQRNMSNRMNAPVSKQMQQRNSNLRELPVAPGNTNMSTARPAANIRPVAKATLGARPGPNTQLVPDGGRGRGQVAAKIESQPGGPGRTVSGKEIPCTPSSKAPQDPDEDEETRQYRLKIEEQKRLREEILRRKEMRRQMQAGIRKKELLDRLSSQAPTQASAPSQIQPSQQNQPHPVQQQAPQPQQQQQEQKQLQQLPPQQQRQLPQRTQQSLNQSLKNPNQATPIPPNGSAQIPTPRPNVKTRLQMAKGSTQQQQTPRPGPGQQWEPLQQNQQQLQQQQQQRRNSAVNANRPGALIQTNQVPQKNIPVTPSMGPGLAQTPTQGPKLGAKRTVMQRAKNSSFEGQQVPQKVRVVKLSGTSGKGPIAAGSPVQQQGTWSTIPLNQRKVTMTGQQQQGPGGTPHAGRGVMSSPQQNRVVVSGRGRGRGGGQMGRGRPMSTRQSQRGAESERCTVSIEGLSSSTTDGQLQNLLRSIGPIEMFKMMPQQRKAIAKFSSPQHAASFQMSFHRHMIDLSHIDVSLIDG, from the exons ATTTTGACTTCGATGAATATGACAAACCTGGTGCTGAGCGGTCACGCAGGAGAAGAGGCGAAGATGATGATCTAGAGAG TGATTTGGAAGAGGAATTGTTGGAGGAGGACTGGCTGACAGGTAAAAAG AATCCATCAGAAGCATCAGATGAAGAGCTGAATGATGACCTTCTACAAAGTGATGAGGAAGATGTTAATGTGAG cggTCAGAATGTGAGCCTCAATGCCTCATACAGCCTAGGCACATCCTATCACCAGCAGGACAACTCGCAGGAAGCAGACTACACAGATGACGTTGTGAACCTGGGTGCAGACGGCTGTGAAGAAGGGGATGTAGAGGAGGAGGGGTACCAGCAAGAGGGGGAAGAGGAGTACACGCAGGAATACAGCCAAGACAACACAGGGATGCCTGAAGACCAAATGGATTACACTGGAGAGCTAGCTGAGGGTGACGACGGCTATCAGGATGAAGTGCTAGACATCCAAATCAATGAGCCCTTAGATGGTGAATTTCAA GATGATGACTACCAAACCTCCTATGATGGTGAGCGTCTGGATAAACATAGAGTCCAACAGGAGGAGGTcccagaggaggagcagcaggagatggggggaggagagcagcaggaagatgaggaggaggaaacagCCAAGGGCTTTGACACAGAGGAG GTTGAAAATGAAGCTGCGCCTGAAGAACAAACAAAGGAGGAATCGGAcgaggaggatgaggaagatgaagagTCTGGTCGCATACGGTTCAAATCAGAGAGAAAGGACGGTGCTGTTGTGCGGTTGGCTGATGCAGGCAGTAAAAGGAAGGACATCCCGGAAACACTAG AGCTGTCAGAGAAGGCCAAGCAAGATCTGATGGAGTTTGAGGAACAAGAACggcaaaagagacaaaatcGATATGGAGGCCGAGGCATGCGAGGAGGAATGCGAGGcggcagaggaagaggaggcttCCCACACTATGGCATGGGGGATTTTAGAGGAAACAGAGGAAGAATGAATGACCAGAGGCCCCCTCTAATGGGAAACATGGGCATGCAG CAGCCATCCTCCCGAATGCATCTTCCCCATCAGCCTCATCAGCAGCAACTGCActcccagcagcagcactcTTCACGTCCAAGAGGACCTCCTCCCTTCCAAGAACATGGGCGCCCAATAGTCCAGCAGCCCCTTCAGCCCCTCATTCCCCCGCACATGGCTCACCGCTCCCCACCGCTGCGGCCCCAGATGGAGCCGCCACCACGAATGATGAGCCCCCCGCCACCCAACTTCCCCCAGCATCACCAGCAGCAGCCtccacaacccaaaaacatccacatcAACCCCCATTTCAGAGGGCCCACATCATCCTCTGTGCAAG TGCCCTTGATGCCTCCTGCTCAGAGCCAGCCCAGACCTGCTGTGGGTCCTCAGAGGTTCCCT gGACCGGGAGACTTCCAGCAGCACATGTCGGGTAATTTTGGTCAGCCCCAGCGGCCCCCTCATCACATGGAGCCCTTTAGGAATCAGCCACCTCAAGGCCCCCAAGACAGAGAGCCCCTCTTTATGGGAG AGCACACAGAGTCAACACAATTTCCAGGGCAGCACATGTTTGATCACCAGGGCCCTACTCCTCTTATGAACAACCTCcaccagcaccagcagcagcagcagctgcctgGCCAGGGCCAAATGGGTTTTGGCCCCCCAGGACCAGCCTTCAACCAGCCGGGCCAGGGTCCTTTAGGACTTTTTCAGAGAGAACCCCCAAGACCCAACCTCCCTCTCCACCAAGGTCATCAGGGGATGGTCGGCTTGAATCAACAAGGTGGCCCCCCCAACCAGCCCAGGCCCTTCATGGGCCCTCGTCAGCCGTTTGGCCAGCAGGGAAACCTTTTCCCCCCTCCACAAGTTCCATTTGGGATGCAGGTACGATTAAGA GGCTTAATGCATGGCCCTCCTGTCTCCCAGCTTCCGCATCACGAACCCATGCCATCCCATCAACCCatgcaccagcagcagcagcatcatagGCAGGAGTTACCCCATCATCAGCAACATCTAAATGTCAATGAGCCGCGCCCCATGATGCACCATGGCCAGAATCCTTTCCATCAACAGCAGGCGCATGGTAGCCCGAGGCAGATGATGCCCCGCCCTCAGAACCCCCAACAGCGCAACATGTCCAACAGGATG AACGCACCTGTCTCCAAGCAAATGCAGCAGCGCAACAGCAACCTCCGGGAGCTCCCGGTAGCACCTGGCAACACAAACATGAGCACTGCCCGCCCCGCCGCCAACATTAGGCCTGTTGCTAAGGCAACACTAGGGGCGCGTCCTGGGCCGAACACTCAGCTCGTGCCTGATGGTGGCAGAGGAAGAGGCCAAGTTGCTGCCAAGATCGAATCACAGCCTGGGGGACCAGGCAGGACAGTCAGTGGCAAAGAAATCCCATGCACACCATCCAGCAAGGCACCACAG GACCCTGATGAGGACGAGGAGACACGGCAGTACCGACTGAAGATCGAGGAGCAGAAGCGCCTGAGAGAGGAGATCCTGAGGAGAAAGGAAATGCGTCGGCAGATGCAGGCTGGCATCAGAAAGAAGGAGCTGCTGGACAGGCTCAGCTCCCAGGCTCCGACCCAAGCCTCAGCTCCGTCACAGATTCAACCCTCACAACAAAATCAGCCACACCCTGTACAACAGCAAGCACCGCAaccacagcagcaacaacaggaacaaaaacagctgcaacagTTACCGCCACAACAGCAGAGACAGTTGCCTCAGAGAACACAACAATCATTAAATCAATCATTAAAGAATCCTAATCAAGCGACCCCTATCCCTCCAAACGGCAGTGCTCAGATCCCTACACCACGTCCCAATGTCAAGACACGCCTGCAGATGGCGAAAGGTAGCACCCAGCAGCAACAGACTCCTAGGCCTGGTCCGGGCCAGCAATGGGAACCACTCCAACAgaatcagcagcagcttcaacaacaacaacaacagcgaAGGAACAGTGCTGTGAACGCTAACAGACCTGGTGCTTTGATCCAGACCAATCAGGTCCCCCAAAAGAACATACCTGTAACTCCCTCTATGGGCCCTGGCCTGGCTCAGACTCCGACACAAGGACCTAAACTTGGAGCTAAAAGAACTGTGATGCAGCGGGCCAAGAATTCTAGTTTCGAAGGCCAGCAGGTGCCACAAAAAGTCAGAGTCGTCAAACTTTCAGGAACG AGTGGAAAGGGGCCAATAGCAGCTGGCAGCCCAGTGCAGCAACAAGGCACCTGGTCAACAATCCCGCTCAACCAAAGGAAGGTGACCATGACAGGGCAGCAGCAACAGGGACCCGGAGGAACACCACATGCTGGCCGAGGGGTCATGAGTAGCCCACAGCAAAATAGG GTTGTTGTGTCGGGCCGGGGCCGAGGTAGAGGGGGTGGTCAGATGGGTCGAGGTCGGCCGATGTCCACGAGACAGAGCCAAAGAGGAGCGGAGAGCGAACGTTGTACCGTGTCCATAGAGGGCCTCTCTTCATCCACAACCGACGGTCAACTGCAGAATCTTCTCAGGTCCATCGGCCCCATTGAG ATGTTCAAAATGATGCCCCAGCAGAGGAAAGCAATTGCCAAATTTTCCAGTCCCCAGCATGCAGCAAGTTTTCAAATGAGCTTCCACAG GCACATGATTGATTTGTCCCACATTGATGTGTCGCTGATTGATGGATGA
- the rbm33a gene encoding RNA-binding protein 33 isoform X2, whose amino-acid sequence MAANAQDFDFDEYDKPGAERSRRRRGEDDDLESDLEEELLEEDWLTGKKNPSEASDEELNDDLLQSDEEDVNVSGQNVSLNASYSLGTSYHQQDNSQEADYTDDVVNLGADGCEEGDVEEEGYQQEGEEEYTQEYSQDNTGMPEDQMDYTGELAEGDDGYQDEVLDIQINEPLDGEFQDDDYQTSYDGERLDKHRVQQEEVPEEEQQEMGGGEQQEDEEEETAKGFDTEEVENEAAPEEQTKEESDEEDEEDEESGRIRFKSERKDGAVVRLADAGSKRKDIPETLELSEKAKQDLMEFEEQERQKRQNRYGGRGMRGGMRGGRGRGGFPHYGMGDFRGNRGRMNDQRPPLMGNMGMQPSSRMHLPHQPHQQQLHSQQQHSSRPRGPPPFQEHGRPIVQQPLQPLIPPHMAHRSPPLRPQMEPPPRMMSPPPPNFPQHHQQQPPQPKNIHINPHFRGPTSSSVQVPLMPPAQSQPRPAVGPQRFPGPGDFQQHMSGNFGQPQRPPHHMEPFRNQPPQGPQDREPLFMGEHTESTQFPGQHMFDHQGPTPLMNNLHQHQQQQQLPGQGQMGFGPPGPAFNQPGQGPLGLFQREPPRPNLPLHQGHQGMVGLNQQGGPPNQPRPFMGPRQPFGQQGNLFPPPQVPFGMQVRLRGLMHGPPVSQLPHHEPMPSHQPMHQQQQHHRQELPHHQQHLNVNEPRPMMHHGQNPFHQQQAHGSPRQMMPRPQNPQQRNMSNRMNAPVSKQMQQRNSNLRELPVAPGNTNMSTARPAANIRPVAKATLGARPGPNTQLVPDGGRGRGQVAAKIESQPGGPGRTVSGKEIPCTPSSKAPQDPDEDEETRQYRLKIEEQKRLREEILRRKEMRRQMQAGIRKKELLDRLSSQAPTQASAPSQIQPSQQNQPHPVQQQAPQPQQQQQEQKQLQQLPPQQQRQLPQRTQQSLNQSLKNPNQATPIPPNGSAQIPTPRPNVKTRLQMAKGSTQQQQTPRPGPGQQWEPLQQNQQQLQQQQQQRRNSAVNANRPGALIQTNQVPQKNIPVTPSMGPGLAQTPTQGPKLGAKRTVMQRAKNSSFEGQQVPQKVRVVKLSGTSGKGPIAAGSPVQQQGTWSTIPLNQRKVTMTGQQQQGPGGTPHAGRGVMSSPQQNRVVVSGRGRGRGGGQMGRGRPMSTRQSQRGAESERCTVSIEGLSSSTTDGQLQNLLRSIGPIEMFKMMPQQRKAIAKFSSPQHAASFQMSFHRHMIDLSHIDVSLIDG is encoded by the exons ATTTTGACTTCGATGAATATGACAAACCTGGTGCTGAGCGGTCACGCAGGAGAAGAGGCGAAGATGATGATCTAGAGAG TGATTTGGAAGAGGAATTGTTGGAGGAGGACTGGCTGACAGGTAAAAAG AATCCATCAGAAGCATCAGATGAAGAGCTGAATGATGACCTTCTACAAAGTGATGAGGAAGATGTTAATGTGAG cggTCAGAATGTGAGCCTCAATGCCTCATACAGCCTAGGCACATCCTATCACCAGCAGGACAACTCGCAGGAAGCAGACTACACAGATGACGTTGTGAACCTGGGTGCAGACGGCTGTGAAGAAGGGGATGTAGAGGAGGAGGGGTACCAGCAAGAGGGGGAAGAGGAGTACACGCAGGAATACAGCCAAGACAACACAGGGATGCCTGAAGACCAAATGGATTACACTGGAGAGCTAGCTGAGGGTGACGACGGCTATCAGGATGAAGTGCTAGACATCCAAATCAATGAGCCCTTAGATGGTGAATTTCAA GATGATGACTACCAAACCTCCTATGATGGTGAGCGTCTGGATAAACATAGAGTCCAACAGGAGGAGGTcccagaggaggagcagcaggagatggggggaggagagcagcaggaagatgaggaggaggaaacagCCAAGGGCTTTGACACAGAGGAG GTTGAAAATGAAGCTGCGCCTGAAGAACAAACAAAGGAGGAATCGGAcgaggaggatgaggaagatgaagagTCTGGTCGCATACGGTTCAAATCAGAGAGAAAGGACGGTGCTGTTGTGCGGTTGGCTGATGCAGGCAGTAAAAGGAAGGACATCCCGGAAACACTAG AGCTGTCAGAGAAGGCCAAGCAAGATCTGATGGAGTTTGAGGAACAAGAACggcaaaagagacaaaatcGATATGGAGGCCGAGGCATGCGAGGAGGAATGCGAGGcggcagaggaagaggaggcttCCCACACTATGGCATGGGGGATTTTAGAGGAAACAGAGGAAGAATGAATGACCAGAGGCCCCCTCTAATGGGAAACATGGGCATGCAG CCATCCTCCCGAATGCATCTTCCCCATCAGCCTCATCAGCAGCAACTGCActcccagcagcagcactcTTCACGTCCAAGAGGACCTCCTCCCTTCCAAGAACATGGGCGCCCAATAGTCCAGCAGCCCCTTCAGCCCCTCATTCCCCCGCACATGGCTCACCGCTCCCCACCGCTGCGGCCCCAGATGGAGCCGCCACCACGAATGATGAGCCCCCCGCCACCCAACTTCCCCCAGCATCACCAGCAGCAGCCtccacaacccaaaaacatccacatcAACCCCCATTTCAGAGGGCCCACATCATCCTCTGTGCAAG TGCCCTTGATGCCTCCTGCTCAGAGCCAGCCCAGACCTGCTGTGGGTCCTCAGAGGTTCCCT gGACCGGGAGACTTCCAGCAGCACATGTCGGGTAATTTTGGTCAGCCCCAGCGGCCCCCTCATCACATGGAGCCCTTTAGGAATCAGCCACCTCAAGGCCCCCAAGACAGAGAGCCCCTCTTTATGGGAG AGCACACAGAGTCAACACAATTTCCAGGGCAGCACATGTTTGATCACCAGGGCCCTACTCCTCTTATGAACAACCTCcaccagcaccagcagcagcagcagctgcctgGCCAGGGCCAAATGGGTTTTGGCCCCCCAGGACCAGCCTTCAACCAGCCGGGCCAGGGTCCTTTAGGACTTTTTCAGAGAGAACCCCCAAGACCCAACCTCCCTCTCCACCAAGGTCATCAGGGGATGGTCGGCTTGAATCAACAAGGTGGCCCCCCCAACCAGCCCAGGCCCTTCATGGGCCCTCGTCAGCCGTTTGGCCAGCAGGGAAACCTTTTCCCCCCTCCACAAGTTCCATTTGGGATGCAGGTACGATTAAGA GGCTTAATGCATGGCCCTCCTGTCTCCCAGCTTCCGCATCACGAACCCATGCCATCCCATCAACCCatgcaccagcagcagcagcatcatagGCAGGAGTTACCCCATCATCAGCAACATCTAAATGTCAATGAGCCGCGCCCCATGATGCACCATGGCCAGAATCCTTTCCATCAACAGCAGGCGCATGGTAGCCCGAGGCAGATGATGCCCCGCCCTCAGAACCCCCAACAGCGCAACATGTCCAACAGGATG AACGCACCTGTCTCCAAGCAAATGCAGCAGCGCAACAGCAACCTCCGGGAGCTCCCGGTAGCACCTGGCAACACAAACATGAGCACTGCCCGCCCCGCCGCCAACATTAGGCCTGTTGCTAAGGCAACACTAGGGGCGCGTCCTGGGCCGAACACTCAGCTCGTGCCTGATGGTGGCAGAGGAAGAGGCCAAGTTGCTGCCAAGATCGAATCACAGCCTGGGGGACCAGGCAGGACAGTCAGTGGCAAAGAAATCCCATGCACACCATCCAGCAAGGCACCACAG GACCCTGATGAGGACGAGGAGACACGGCAGTACCGACTGAAGATCGAGGAGCAGAAGCGCCTGAGAGAGGAGATCCTGAGGAGAAAGGAAATGCGTCGGCAGATGCAGGCTGGCATCAGAAAGAAGGAGCTGCTGGACAGGCTCAGCTCCCAGGCTCCGACCCAAGCCTCAGCTCCGTCACAGATTCAACCCTCACAACAAAATCAGCCACACCCTGTACAACAGCAAGCACCGCAaccacagcagcaacaacaggaacaaaaacagctgcaacagTTACCGCCACAACAGCAGAGACAGTTGCCTCAGAGAACACAACAATCATTAAATCAATCATTAAAGAATCCTAATCAAGCGACCCCTATCCCTCCAAACGGCAGTGCTCAGATCCCTACACCACGTCCCAATGTCAAGACACGCCTGCAGATGGCGAAAGGTAGCACCCAGCAGCAACAGACTCCTAGGCCTGGTCCGGGCCAGCAATGGGAACCACTCCAACAgaatcagcagcagcttcaacaacaacaacaacagcgaAGGAACAGTGCTGTGAACGCTAACAGACCTGGTGCTTTGATCCAGACCAATCAGGTCCCCCAAAAGAACATACCTGTAACTCCCTCTATGGGCCCTGGCCTGGCTCAGACTCCGACACAAGGACCTAAACTTGGAGCTAAAAGAACTGTGATGCAGCGGGCCAAGAATTCTAGTTTCGAAGGCCAGCAGGTGCCACAAAAAGTCAGAGTCGTCAAACTTTCAGGAACG AGTGGAAAGGGGCCAATAGCAGCTGGCAGCCCAGTGCAGCAACAAGGCACCTGGTCAACAATCCCGCTCAACCAAAGGAAGGTGACCATGACAGGGCAGCAGCAACAGGGACCCGGAGGAACACCACATGCTGGCCGAGGGGTCATGAGTAGCCCACAGCAAAATAGG GTTGTTGTGTCGGGCCGGGGCCGAGGTAGAGGGGGTGGTCAGATGGGTCGAGGTCGGCCGATGTCCACGAGACAGAGCCAAAGAGGAGCGGAGAGCGAACGTTGTACCGTGTCCATAGAGGGCCTCTCTTCATCCACAACCGACGGTCAACTGCAGAATCTTCTCAGGTCCATCGGCCCCATTGAG ATGTTCAAAATGATGCCCCAGCAGAGGAAAGCAATTGCCAAATTTTCCAGTCCCCAGCATGCAGCAAGTTTTCAAATGAGCTTCCACAG GCACATGATTGATTTGTCCCACATTGATGTGTCGCTGATTGATGGATGA